The following are from one region of the Nicotiana tabacum cultivar K326 chromosome 3, ASM71507v2, whole genome shotgun sequence genome:
- the LOC107796473 gene encoding cysteine-rich receptor-like protein kinase 42 codes for MNFSSLNFLFLKWIMIFLVSFGLICEADPRISEAGLVCGTNRTSPSVIIPQFVKLMEVVSQRVPEQGWGSHGVNSTNISIFALANCYEDLPRTDCLLCYAASRTRLPRCLPGKSGRIYLDGCFLRYDIYDFFNETTDSKEDKVNCSSSIGLASGQELTTLTVTAGNLITNLTGTAVANGGYAVAHLNGVYGLAQCWKTVSKKGCRECLDKASREIKGCFPSRDARALIAGCYLRYSTQDFLNEPSQGNSSGVSKGVIVAIVLGVTALIMLALFVAYAARKRSLTRKRERINLGKISSSYNRSSLNYKYENLEKATNYFDTSTKVGQGGNGSVYKGTLPNGNVIAVKRLFFNTRQWVDEFFNEVNLINGIEHKNLVKLLGCSIEGPESLLVYEFVPNKSLDQYLFDKSKIKILSWEERFHIIVGTAEGLAFLHGGSEIRIIHRDIKSSNILLDENLEAKIADFGLARCFAADKTHLSTGIAGTLGYMAPEYLVKGQLTEKADVYSYGVLVLEIVCGRKNIAFAEDSGSLLQTVWKLYTTNQVTEALDPLLKGNFPPEEASKVLKVGLLCTQASVALRPSMTEVVQMLTCEDCQIPEPCQPPFLNSSLLAGGSLKSSIRSLVSSNTLFKLDESYTTTTGTGSSSIHSSSDGPPRSDEFLLKHSEK; via the exons ATGAATTTTTCTAGCTTAAATTTTCTATTTCTAAAATGGATCATgatatttttggttagttttggtTTAATTTGTGAAGCGGATCCTCGGATTTCAGAAGCTGGACTTGTCTGTGGTACGAACAGAACATCACCATCTGTGATAATTCCTCAGTTCGTGAAATTAATGGAAGTTGTTTCACAGCGAGTACCGGAACAAGGTTGGGGAAGTCACGGCGTAAATTCAACAAATATATCAATTTTCGCTTTAGCAAATTGTTATGAAGATCTTCCTCGTACAGATTGTCTTTTATGTTACGCAGCAAGTCGTACGAGGCTACCACGTTGTCTTCCTGGTAAATCTGGTCGAATTTATCTCGACGGTTGTTTTCTTCGTTAtgatatttatgattttttcaatGAAACAACTGATTCGAAAGAAGATAAAGTGAATTGTAGTAGCTCAATTGGATTGGCTAGTGGACAGGAATTGACCACGTTAACGGTTACTGCTGGTAATTTGATTACTAATTTGACGGGGACGGCGGTGGCGAACGGTGGTTATGCGGTGGCGCATTTGAACGGAGTTTATGGATTGGCACAGTGTTGGAAAACTGTGAGTAAAAAAGGTTGTAGGGAGTGTTTGGATAAAGCAAGTAGAGAAATTAAAGGATGTTTTCCTAGTAGAGATGCTAGAGCTTTAATTGCTGGTTGTTATTTGAGGTATTCTACTCAAGATTTTCTCAATGAACCATCTCAGGGTAATAGTAGTG GGGTAAGCAAAGGAGTAATAGTAGCTATAGTTCTTGGTGTGACAGCTTTAATAATGCTGGCTCTCTTTGTTGCTTACGCAGCTCGTAAAAGATCATTAACGCGAAAACGAG AACGCATTAATCTTGGCAAAATATCGAGTTCATACAATAGATCAAGCTTGAATTATAAGTATGAAAATCTTGAGAAGGCAACAAATTACTTTGATACATCAACTAAAGTAGGCCAAGGAGGAAATGGTTCTGTATATAAAGGAACTCTGCCTAATGGAAATGTTATTGCAGTTAAGAGACTGTTTTTCAATACAAGACAATGGGTTGATGAATTCTTCAATGAGGTTAATCTAATCAATGGAATTGAACACAAAAATCTTGTTAAGTTGTTGGGTTGCAGTATTGAAGGCCCCGAGAGCTTGCTCGTATATGAGTTTGTGCCAAATAAGAGCTTGGACCAATACCTCTTTG ACAAGAGCAAGATAAAGATTCTAAGTTGGGAAGAACGTTTCCATATTATAGTTGGAACAGCAGAAGGCCTTGCATTCTTACATGGAGGTTCTGAAATCAGAATCATTCATAGGGACATCAAGAGTTCAAACATACTTCTCGACGAAAATCTTGAAGCAAAGATCGCTGATTTTGGACTTGCTCGGTGTTTTGCAGCTGATAAAACTCATCTTAGCACTGGAATTGCTGGCACAtt AGGATATATGGCTCCTGAATACCTAGTAAAAGGACAGCTAACAGAAAAGGCTGATGTCTATAGTTATGGAGTGCTTGTTCTTGAAATTGTTTGTGGCAGAAAAAACATTGCCTTTGCTGAGGACTCTGGATCTCTACTACAAACA GTGTGGAAACTCTATACAACAAATCAAGTTACTGAAGCATTAGACCCTCTATTGAAAGGTAATTTTCCACCAGAAGAGGCATCAAAGGTTCTAAAAGTAGGGCTATTATGCACTCAAGCTTCTGTCGCTTTAAGACCATCAATGACTGAAGTTGTCCAAATGTTAACATGTGAAGATTGTCAAATTCCAGAACCATGCCAACCACCTTTCTTAAATTCAAGTTTATTAGCTGGCGGCTCTCTTAAATCCAGCATAAGAAGTTTAGTCTCATCAAATACACTCTTTAAATTAGATGAATCTTATACCACAACTACAGGGACAGGGTCCTCTAGTATACATAGTTCATCAGATGGACCACCAAGAAGTGATGAATTTCTTCTAAAACATtctgaaaaatag